A part of Podarcis muralis chromosome 13, rPodMur119.hap1.1, whole genome shotgun sequence genomic DNA contains:
- the SUPT16H gene encoding FACT complex subunit SPT16 — protein MALSLDREAYYRRVKRLYSNWQKGEDEYATIDAIVVSVGVDEEIVYAKSTALQTWLFGYELTDTIMVFCEDKILFMASKKKVEFLKQIANSKSNESTNGVPAITLLVREKNESNKGNFDKMIEALKGSKNGKRIGIFSKDKFPGDFMNSWNDALSKEGFEKVDISAVVAYTIAVKEDGELALMRKAAAITSEVFTKFLKERVMEIVDADEKVRHSKLAESVEKAIEEKKYLSGADPSTVEMCYPPIIQSGGNYNLKFSVVSEKGYMHFGTVTCAMGIRYKSYCSNLVRTLMVDPPQDTQDNYTFLLQLQEEMLKELRHGVKLCEVYAAVMDMVKKQKPELLSKITKNLGFAMGIEFRESSLVINSKNQYRLKKGMVFSLNVGFSDLTNKEGKKPEEKTYALFIGDTVLVEEDGPATLLTSVKKKVKNVSILLKKEDEEEEEEEDDTEGILLGRGSRAALLPERTRNELTAEEKRRAHQKELAAQLNEEARRRLTEQKGEQQIQKARKSNVSYKNPSLMPKEPHIREMKIYIDKKYETVIMPVFGIATPFHIATIKNISMSVEGDYTYLRINFYCPGSALGRNEGNIFPNPEATFVKEITYRASNIKTPGEQMVPALNLQNAFRIIKEVQKRYKTREAEEKEKEGIVKQDSLVINLNRSNPKLKDLYIRPNIAQKRMQGSLEAHVNGFRFTSVRGDKVDILYNNIKHAVFQPCDGEMIIVLHFHLKNAIMFGKKRHTDVQFYTEVGEITTDLGKHQHMHDRDDLYAEQMEREMRHKLKTAFKNFIEKVESLTKEELEFEVPFRELGFNGAPYRSTCLLQPTSSALVNCTEWPPFVVTLDEVELIHFERVQFHLKNFDMVIVYKDYSKKVTMINAIPVASLDPIKEWLNSCDIKYTEGVQSLNWTKIMKTIVDDPEGFFEQGGWSFLEPEGEGSDAEAGESESEIEDETFNPSEEEYEDEEEDSDEDYSSEAEDSADYSKESMGSEEESGKDWDELEEEARKADRESRYEEEEERSRTISRKRKVPSSSSQSSRHHRSSHSRSPGRSSGPSKKKRK, from the exons AAAGGAGAAGACGAATATGCCACCATTGATGCTATTGTGGTCTCAGTTGGAGTAGATGAAGAGATTGTCTATGCCAAGTCCACTGCCTTGCAG ACATGGCTGTTTGGCTACGAACTCACCGACACGATCATGGTTTTCTGCGAGGACAAGATCCTCTTCATGGCCAGCAAGAAGAAAGTGGAGTTTCTCAAGCAGATTGCAAACAGCAAGAGCAACGAAAGCACCAACGGGGTGCCGGCTATCACATTGCTTGTGCGGGAGAAG AATGAAAGCAACAAGGGGAACTTTGACAAGATGATAGAAGCCCTAAAGGGCAGCAAGAACGGCAAACGCATTGGGATCTTTAGCAAGGACAAGTTCCCCGGGGACTTCATGAACAGCTGGAATGATGCTCTCAGCAAGGAAGGCTTTGAGAAG GTGGACATCAGTGCGGTGGTGGCCTACACGATTGCCGTCAAAGAGGATGGGGAGCTCGCCCTGATGCGCAAAGCAGCCGCCATCACTTCAGAGGTCTTCACCAAGTTCTTGAAGGAGCGTGTCATGGAGATAGTAGATGCTGATGAG AAAGTGCGGCACAGcaagttggcagagtctgtagaGAAGGCCATCGAGGAGAAAAAATACCTGTCCGGAGCTGATCCCTCCACTGTGGAAATGTGCTACCCTCCCATTATCCAGAGTGGAGGAAATTACAACCTCAAGTTTAGCGTTGTCAG TGAGAAGGGCTACATGCATTTTGGTACCGTCACTTGTGCCATGGGCATCCGCTACAAATCCTACTGCTCCAACCTGGTACGCACGCTCATGGTGGACCCGCCCCAGGACACCCAGGACAACtacaccttcctgctgcagttgcAGGAGGAGATGCTCAAAGAACTGCGGCATG GTGTAAAGCTGTGTGAGGTCTACGCTGCTGTCATGGATATGGTGAAGAAGCAAAAGCCAGAGCTCTTGAGCAAAATCACCAAGAACTTGGG GTTTGCCATGGGCATCGAGTTCAGAGAGAGTTCGCTCGTGATCAATAGCAAAAACCAGTATCGGCTCAAAAAAG GAATGGTTTTCAGCCTCAACGTAGGGTTCTCAGACCTCACcaacaaagaaggaaagaagcCGGAGGAGAAAACGTACGCATTGTTCATCGGGGACACGGTGCTGGTGGAAGAG GATGGTCCAGCTACTCTCCTGACTTCTGTCAAGAAGAAGGTCAAGAATGTCAGTATTTTGCTCAAG AAagaggatgaagaggaggaggaggaagaagacgatACGGAGGGAATACTGCTTGGCCGTGGTTCCAGGGCAGCTCTGCTGCCAGAAAGAACTCGG AATGAACTGACAGCTGAGGAGAAGCGCCGGGCGCACCAGAAGGAGCTGGCTGCCCAGTTAAATGAAGAAGCCCGGAGGAGGCTGACGGAACAAAAGGGAGAGCAGCAGATCCAGAA GGCTCGTAAGTCAAACGTCTCCTACAAAAACCCGTCTCTGATGCCAAAGGAGCCTCACATCCGGGAGATGAAGATCTACATTGACAAGAAGTACGAGACGGTCATCATGCCTGTCTTTGGCATCGCCACCCCTTTCCACATTGCCACCATCAAG AACATCAGTATGTCAGTGGAGGGCGACTACACCTACCTGAGAATCAACTTCTACTGCCCGGGCAGTGCTTTGGGTCGCAACGAAGGCAACATCTTCCCCAACCCGGAAGCCACCTTTGTGAAAGAAAT aACATATCGGGCATCCAATATAAAAACACCTGGGGAGCAGATGGTGCCAGCTCTCAACCTCCAGAACGCCTTCCGCATCATCAAGGAGGTTCAGAAGCGCTACAAAACCCGTGAggctgaggagaaggagaaggag GGAATTGTCAAGCAAGACTCTCTAGTGATCAACCTAAACCGCAGCAATCCCAAGCTGAAGGACCTTTACATCCGCCCCAACATCGCCCAGAAAAGGATGCAGGGGTCTCTGGAGGCCCACGTAAATG GTTTCCGCTTCACCTCGGTGCGTGGGGACAAAGTGGACATTCTGTACAACAACATCAAGCATGCCGTGTTTCAGCCCTGCGATGGGGAGATGATCATTGTGCTACACTTTCACCTCAAG AACGCCATCATGTTTGGCAAGAAGCGCCACACCGATGTGCAGTTTTACACGGAGGTGGGCGAAATCACCACCGACCTGGGCAAGCACCAGCACATGCACGACCGCGACGACCTCTACGCCGAGCAG ATGGAGCGCGAGATGAGACACAAGCTGAAAACGGCATTCAAGAATTTCATTGAGAAGGTGGAGTCTCTGACCAAGGAGGAACTGGAATTTGAGGTGCCCTTCCGGGAGCTGGG GTTCAACGGCGCCCCCTACAGAAGCACTTGCCTGCTCCAGCCAACCAGCAGCGCCCTGGTGAATTGCACTGAGTGG CCTCCATTTGTGGTGACACTGGATGAGGTGGAGCTGATACATTTTGAGCGTGTGCAGTTCCACCTGAAGAACTTTGACATGGTCATCGTCTACAAAGACTACAGCAAAAAGGTCACAATGATCAACGCCATTCCTGTGGCTTCACTCGACCCCATCAAGGAGTGGCTCAA CTCTTGTGACATTAAGTACACAGAAGGAGTACAATCCCTTAACTGGACCAAAATCATGAAAACTATTGTGGACGACCCAGAAGGCTTCTTTGAGCAAGGGGGCTGGTCATTCCTCGAGCCCGAAGGAGAG GGAAGTGATGCTGAGGCCGGGGAGTCGGAATCTGAGATTGAGGACGAGACCTTCAACCCTTCTGAGGAAGAGTatgaagatgaggaggaggacaGTGACGAGGACTATTCTTCTGAGGCAGAGGACTCTG CCGATTACTCCAAGGAGTCCATGGGCAGCGAGGAGGAGAGCGGGAAAGATTGGGACGAGCTGGAGGAAGAAGCGCGGAAAG CTGACCGCGAGAGCCGatacgaggaggaagaggagcgcaGCCGCACCATCAGCCGGAAGAGGAAGGTCCCATCGTCATCGTCCCAGAGTTCGAGGCACCACCGCAGCTCCCACAGTCGCAGCCCCGGCCGAAGCTCGGGCCCCtccaagaagaagaggaagtaa